A segment of the Chryseobacterium scophthalmum genome:
TGATTGAAAGAAGCGTCCAGAAAAGAATCAATAAAAGTTTTGCCCACCAAGAATAGCTTACAACATCTTTAGCAGCCTGTTTACCAAATTCTTGTGCGGTATCTATTGGATGATTTATAGCGTCTGAAGCCAGCTCAGAAGCCTCTTTCACAGTCTCCTGAACATTTTCTACGGTCTTTTGTACCTGATCTCCCAGGTTTTCAGCTACCGATTTTTTGTTCTCATTTTCGTTATTATTCTCTAACTTTGCCATTATTATGAGCGACTCTATAATTTTAGGTATCGAATCATCTTGCGATGACACTTCAGCAGCTATTATCAAAGGAAATTCTATTCTTTCAAACATTGCAGCCAATCAGGAAATCCACAAAGAATATGGTGGTGTAGTTCCCGAGCTGGCTTCTCGTGCCCATCAGCAGAATATCATTCCTGTAGTTGAAAAATCTATACTCAAAGCAAATATACAACAAAATGCAATTTCAGCCATAGGCTTTACCAGAGGTCCCGGACTTTTGGGTTCTTTGCTTGTAGGAACTTCTTTTGCTAAGTCGCTCGCTATGAGTTTAGATGTTCCTTTAATAGAAGTAAATCACCTTCAGGCGCATATTTTAGCGCATTTCATTGACGATGCAAATCCTGTGCCGCCAAAATTCCCGTTTTTGTGTCTTACCGTAAGTGGCGGACATACGATGATTGTCTTGGTAAAAGATTATTTCGATATGGAAATTATCGGAAAAACAATTGATGATGCAGCGGGTGAAGCTTTTGATAAAATCGGGAAAATTTTTGATTTAGATTATCCTGCAGGTCCAATCATCGACCGATTGGCAAAAGAAGGAAATCCTGATGCTTTTAAATTTAATAAACCTAAATTAGACAACTACGATTATTCTTTTAGCGGAATTAAAACTTCGGTTTTATATTTCATTCAGAAAGAAGTAAAGAAAAATCCTGATTTCATTAAAGAAAACATGAATGATCTTTGTGCTTCGGTACAAAAATGTATCATCGAAATTTTAATGAATAAATTAGAAAAAGCTGCAAAAGATTTAAATATCAAAGAAGTTGCGATTGCCGGTGGAGTTTCTGCCAATTCAGCATTGAGAAAAGCAATGGAGGACAATCACGAAAAATTAGGCTGGAATATTTACATTCCGAAATTTGAATATACCACTGATAACGCAGCAATGATTGCAATGGTTGCTCAGCTTAAATTTGAAAGAGGAGAATTTACAGATTTAAGAACTACAGCAACCTCAAAATACGATTTATAATGAAGATATTACTAGAAGAAAAAGTACTAGGAACACAATCTAAAAAGAACTCAAAATATTATTGGGTTTTAGAAACCATTACCGGGAAAAATGAAGTGACAGAACCACCTGAAGACGAAGATTATTTAATGGCGAGTTCAGAAATTGGATATATTCAAAATATAAAAGAAGAAATTATTGAGAAAATAAATTCTGAAAATGTTTTCAGTTTTGATTTCGAACCAAAAGAAGGAGATTATTTGTCGATCAAAAATAATTTAAGAAAAAATGAATATCTGAATATGATTTTCATGAATAATGTTTGGATTGAGGAAATCTACATGTGTTCTTACAGAGATTGTGAAGGCGATATTTATACCACGATAAAAACCGGAGTAGCATTTATAAGTGAAAATGAGATCTTTTTTTAAAGAATATTAACTTAATTAAACTCAGACAGATTCTAAATATTCCATTTTATGAAACTTTTTTTTGGAGAAATCAATAACGGAAAAGCAATCATCAATGACGAAGAACAGCAACACATTGTAAAAGTTCTTCGTATGAAAGACGGTGAAGAAATACATGTGACTGACGGAAAGGGAAATCTTGCTTCCGGAACATTGATTATTGAAGGCAAAAAAGCAGGAATTGAAGTTGCTGAAATTAAAACGGAAACTCCAGATTTCAGTCCTAAACTTCACATTGCGATTGCTCCGACAAAAAATATTGACCGTATCGAATTTTTCGTAGAAAAAGCTGTAGAAATGGGAATTTCTGAAATTACCATTCTTCAAACTGAAAAAACTGAACGTAAAAATTTAAATATTGATAAAATCAGAAAACAGGCAATTGCAGCCTCAAAGCAAAGTTTGAGATTTCATTTTCCTGTTATAAATGATTTGATTAAAATTCAGGATTTTCTTAAAAATATTGATTCTGAAACCACTTTTGTGGCTCATTGTAACGAAAATTTAGAAAGAATTGCTTTAAATGAAATTCCAAAACTAGAAAACTATACTTTTCTGATTGGTCCTGAAGGTGATTTTTCAGATAAGGAAATTCTATTTTTAGCAGAAAAAGGAATTAAAGCGGTTTCATTAGGAAGTCAAAGATTAAGAACTGAAACTGCGGGAGTTTTTGTTGCCGCCTGGAATTATAATAAGATGATTAAATAGTTTTCTCTTTAAATCTTTTTATCGGCCAGGTAATTCCTACTTGAAGAGTATTGATCGGAAAATTTTCGGCTTTTAATAATCTGAAATTATATCCGACAGTCAGTTTTCCGCCACCGCCGCCAAATCCAAAATATGGCATTACTCGCGGAATTACTTTTTCAAAATTAGTCTGGAATTGCACTTCTGCACCCAATGCAATTCCTGCACTTGAGCTTACTCCGATTTTTGGAGCCATAAAAAAATCATATCGGTTATTAAAAATAAAATCACTTCCTGCATAATATACTTTTG
Coding sequences within it:
- the tsaD gene encoding tRNA (adenosine(37)-N6)-threonylcarbamoyltransferase complex transferase subunit TsaD; its protein translation is MSDSIILGIESSCDDTSAAIIKGNSILSNIAANQEIHKEYGGVVPELASRAHQQNIIPVVEKSILKANIQQNAISAIGFTRGPGLLGSLLVGTSFAKSLAMSLDVPLIEVNHLQAHILAHFIDDANPVPPKFPFLCLTVSGGHTMIVLVKDYFDMEIIGKTIDDAAGEAFDKIGKIFDLDYPAGPIIDRLAKEGNPDAFKFNKPKLDNYDYSFSGIKTSVLYFIQKEVKKNPDFIKENMNDLCASVQKCIIEILMNKLEKAAKDLNIKEVAIAGGVSANSALRKAMEDNHEKLGWNIYIPKFEYTTDNAAMIAMVAQLKFERGEFTDLRTTATSKYDL
- a CDS encoding RsmE family RNA methyltransferase is translated as MKLFFGEINNGKAIINDEEQQHIVKVLRMKDGEEIHVTDGKGNLASGTLIIEGKKAGIEVAEIKTETPDFSPKLHIAIAPTKNIDRIEFFVEKAVEMGISEITILQTEKTERKNLNIDKIRKQAIAASKQSLRFHFPVINDLIKIQDFLKNIDSETTFVAHCNENLERIALNEIPKLENYTFLIGPEGDFSDKEILFLAEKGIKAVSLGSQRLRTETAGVFVAAWNYNKMIK